The following are encoded in a window of Streptomyces griseiscabiei genomic DNA:
- a CDS encoding ATP-dependent DNA helicase, producing the protein MSARISDPEQLKELLGIPFTPEQTACIIAPPAPQVIVAGAGSGKTTVMAARVVWLVGTGQVAPEQILGLTFTNKAAGELAERVRKALVRAGITDPDVIDPDNPPGEPVISTYHAFAGRLLTDHGLRIGLEPTSRLLADATRYQLAARVLRESPGPYPALTRSFPDLVSDLLTLDSELAEHLVRPEDLRAYDAELLRELEGARLTNADLRKVPEAAAARRELTALVGRYRAAKRERDLLDFGDQIALSAGLAGLPEVGRFLRDEFRVVLLDEYQDTSVAQRVLLAGLFGGGTGHPVTAVGDPCQAIYGWRGASVANLDDFPEHFAHPDGRPATRQALSENRRSGGRLLDLANGLAEPLRAMHAGVEALRPAPGAERDGVVRCALLHTHAEELDWIADSIAHLVRTGKEPGEIAVLCRTAGDFAEIQGALVARDVPVEVVGLSGLLHLPEVADLVAVCEVLQDPGANASLVRLLTGPRWRIGPRDLALLGRRARLLVSHARVDGDEDPDRRLAAAVEGVDPSEVISLADALDTFLELPLEAEAEDDGLPFSPDARVRFARLAAELRDLRRSLADPLMDVLHRVLTVTGLEVELSASPHALAARRRETLSNFLDVAASFAANSAGEATLLAFLGFLRTAAQYEKGLDNALPGGENTVKVLTAHKSKGLEWDVVAVPGLVTGTFPSTQGREKWTAQGKVLPHGLRGDADTLPDVEAWDSRGLKAFQEAMKDHQHTEELRLGYVTFTRPRSLLLGSGHWWGPSQKRPRGPSDFLMALHDHCAAGHGEIEVWADEPEEDAENPALQEAAAEHAWPLPLDGTALTRRRAAAATVLAHLDRAVPYEDTPPDADDTDLTDDLPFEEDTGDWDSWSADRPAQAAHARVEPGPHKHAPAVPHARRHPAASGLSPEEARTVASWDRDLDALTGELVRARAQVTDVPLPASLTASQLMRLAADPDGFAQELARPMPRPPQPAARRGTRFHAWVEARFEELRLPMLEPDDLPGSEAEIADELDLEELKEAFDRTPYAHRTPHRVEAPFQLGIAGRVVRGRIDAVYRERDGDGATRYEIVDWKTSRTRTADPLQLAIYRLAWAEQQGVPLESVGVAFLYVRTGDVVRPTNLPDRDALERLLLEEPGGDAGSDATGEGP; encoded by the coding sequence ATGTCCGCCCGTATCAGCGACCCCGAGCAGCTCAAGGAGCTCCTCGGCATTCCGTTCACCCCGGAGCAGACGGCCTGCATCATCGCGCCGCCCGCCCCGCAGGTGATCGTGGCGGGAGCCGGTTCGGGCAAGACCACGGTGATGGCCGCGCGCGTGGTGTGGCTCGTCGGCACCGGCCAGGTCGCCCCCGAACAAATACTCGGCCTGACCTTCACCAACAAGGCGGCGGGCGAACTCGCCGAGCGTGTACGCAAGGCCCTGGTCAGGGCGGGCATCACCGACCCCGACGTGATCGACCCGGACAACCCGCCCGGCGAGCCGGTCATCTCCACGTACCACGCCTTCGCGGGCCGCCTGCTCACCGACCACGGTCTGCGCATCGGCCTGGAACCCACCTCCCGCCTCCTCGCCGACGCCACCCGTTACCAGCTCGCCGCGCGGGTGCTGAGGGAGTCCCCGGGCCCGTACCCGGCGCTGACCCGCTCCTTCCCGGACCTGGTCAGCGACCTGCTGACCCTCGACTCCGAACTCGCGGAGCACCTCGTACGCCCCGAGGACCTGCGCGCGTACGACGCCGAACTGCTGCGCGAACTGGAGGGTGCCAGGCTCACCAACGCGGACCTCCGCAAGGTCCCCGAGGCCGCCGCGGCCCGGCGTGAACTGACCGCACTGGTGGGCCGCTACCGCGCGGCCAAGCGCGAGCGGGACCTCCTCGACTTCGGCGACCAGATCGCCCTGTCCGCCGGTCTCGCCGGGCTCCCCGAGGTGGGGCGCTTCCTGCGGGACGAGTTCCGGGTGGTCCTGCTCGACGAGTACCAGGACACCTCGGTGGCCCAACGCGTCCTGCTGGCGGGCCTGTTCGGCGGCGGCACCGGCCACCCCGTGACCGCCGTCGGCGACCCCTGCCAGGCCATCTACGGCTGGCGCGGCGCCTCCGTCGCCAACCTCGACGACTTCCCCGAGCACTTCGCCCACCCCGACGGCCGCCCCGCGACCCGGCAGGCGCTCAGTGAGAACCGCCGCAGCGGCGGCCGCCTCCTCGACCTCGCCAACGGCCTCGCGGAGCCCCTGCGGGCCATGCACGCGGGCGTGGAGGCCCTGCGGCCCGCCCCGGGCGCCGAACGCGACGGAGTGGTCCGCTGCGCCCTGCTCCACACCCATGCCGAGGAACTGGACTGGATCGCCGACTCGATCGCCCACCTCGTGCGCACCGGCAAGGAACCCGGCGAGATCGCGGTCCTGTGCCGTACGGCCGGCGACTTCGCCGAGATCCAGGGCGCGCTCGTCGCCCGGGACGTCCCGGTCGAGGTCGTGGGTCTCTCCGGGCTGCTCCACCTCCCCGAGGTCGCCGACCTCGTCGCCGTCTGCGAGGTCCTCCAGGACCCCGGCGCCAACGCCTCCCTGGTGCGCCTGCTCACCGGCCCGCGCTGGCGGATCGGCCCGCGCGACCTCGCCCTCCTGGGACGCCGGGCCAGGCTGCTGGTGTCCCACGCGCGCGTGGACGGCGACGAGGACCCGGACCGACGGCTCGCCGCGGCCGTCGAGGGCGTCGACCCCTCCGAGGTGATCTCGCTCGCGGACGCGCTGGACACGTTTCTGGAACTGCCGCTCGAAGCGGAGGCGGAGGACGACGGACTGCCGTTCTCGCCGGACGCGCGCGTACGATTCGCCCGCCTCGCCGCCGAACTGCGCGACCTGCGCCGCTCCCTCGCCGACCCGCTCATGGACGTCCTCCACCGGGTGCTCACCGTCACGGGCCTGGAGGTGGAACTGTCCGCGTCCCCGCACGCGCTCGCCGCCCGCCGCCGCGAGACCCTCTCCAACTTCCTGGACGTCGCCGCCTCCTTCGCCGCCAACAGCGCCGGCGAGGCCACCCTCCTCGCCTTCCTCGGCTTTCTGCGTACGGCCGCCCAGTACGAGAAGGGCCTCGACAACGCCCTGCCGGGCGGCGAGAACACCGTCAAGGTGCTCACCGCCCACAAGTCCAAGGGCCTGGAGTGGGACGTCGTCGCCGTCCCGGGCCTGGTCACCGGGACCTTCCCCAGCACCCAGGGGCGCGAGAAGTGGACCGCCCAGGGCAAGGTCCTGCCGCACGGGCTGCGCGGCGACGCCGACACCCTTCCCGACGTCGAGGCCTGGGACTCCCGCGGCCTGAAGGCCTTCCAGGAGGCCATGAAGGACCACCAGCACACCGAGGAACTCCGCCTCGGCTACGTCACCTTCACCCGCCCCCGCTCCCTGCTCCTCGGCTCCGGCCACTGGTGGGGCCCGTCCCAGAAACGCCCGCGCGGCCCGTCCGACTTCCTCATGGCTCTCCACGACCACTGTGCCGCCGGACACGGCGAGATCGAGGTCTGGGCCGACGAACCCGAGGAGGACGCCGAGAACCCCGCCCTCCAGGAGGCGGCCGCCGAACACGCCTGGCCCCTGCCGCTCGACGGCACGGCCCTGACGCGTCGCCGCGCCGCCGCCGCGACCGTACTGGCCCACCTGGACCGGGCGGTGCCCTACGAGGACACCCCTCCGGATGCCGACGACACGGACCTCACGGACGACCTCCCCTTCGAGGAAGACACCGGCGACTGGGACTCCTGGTCGGCGGACCGTCCCGCACAGGCCGCCCACGCGCGCGTGGAGCCCGGGCCGCACAAGCACGCACCGGCCGTGCCGCACGCCCGCAGGCACCCCGCCGCGTCCGGCCTCAGCCCCGAGGAAGCGCGCACGGTCGCCTCGTGGGACCGCGACCTGGACGCCCTCACCGGAGAACTCGTACGAGCCCGCGCCCAGGTCACCGACGTACCCCTGCCGGCCTCGCTGACCGCCTCCCAGCTGATGCGGCTGGCCGCCGATCCGGACGGCTTCGCGCAGGAACTCGCGCGCCCGATGCCCAGGCCGCCGCAGCCCGCGGCACGTCGTGGCACCCGCTTCCACGCCTGGGTCGAGGCCCGCTTCGAGGAACTGCGGCTGCCCATGCTGGAGCCCGACGACCTGCCCGGCAGCGAGGCCGAGATCGCCGACGAGCTGGACCTGGAGGAGCTCAAGGAGGCCTTCGACCGCACCCCGTACGCGCACCGCACACCCCACCGTGTCGAGGCACCCTTCCAGCTCGGCATCGCCGGACGCGTCGTGCGCGGCCGTATCGACGCCGTCTACCGGGAGCGCGACGGCGACGGGGCGACGAGGTACGAGATCGTCGACTGGAAGACCAGCCGCACCCGCACCGCCGACCCGCTCCAGCTCGCCATCTACCGGCTCGCCTGGGCCGAGCAGCAGGGTGTGCCCCTGGAGTCCGTCGGCGTGGCTTTCCTGTACGTCCGTACGGGGGACGTCGTGCGGCCCACGAACCTCCCCGACCGCGACGCACTGGAGCGGCTGCTCCTGGAGGAGCCCGGCGGCGACGCGGGATCGGACGCGACCGGAGAGGGGCCGTAG
- a CDS encoding dipeptidase, with translation MSQPVDSDVSVVRTYIANHRAAFLDDLVEWLRIPSVSAQPEHAADVRRSADWLAAKLKETGFPTAEVWETPGAPAVFAQWPSADADAPTVLVYGHHDVQPAALADGWDTEPFEPVIRGNRLHARGAADDKGQVFFHTLGVRAHLAATGRTAPAVHLKMLIEGEEESGSPHFRALVEEHAERLAADVVVVSDTGMWAEDTPTVCTGMRGLAECEIRLYGPDQDIHSGSFGGAVPNPATEIARLVAALHDEHARVAVPGFYDGITELTDRERELLAELPFDEQRWLRTARSTAAHGEAGHTTLERVWARPTAEVNGIGGGYQGMGSKTIIPSSAMVKLSFRLVAGQDPDHIRKAVTAWAVERIPTGIRHEITFSGSTRPCLTPLDHPALRSLVRAMGRAFQQPVRYTREGGSGPAADLQEVLDAPVLFLGISVPSDGWHAPNEKVELDLLLKGVETSAYLWGELASGSGEAH, from the coding sequence ATGAGCCAGCCCGTTGACAGCGACGTCAGCGTCGTCCGTACGTACATAGCGAACCACCGTGCCGCGTTCCTCGACGACCTCGTGGAGTGGCTGCGTATCCCGTCGGTCTCGGCCCAGCCCGAGCACGCGGCGGACGTACGGCGCAGCGCCGACTGGCTGGCCGCCAAGCTCAAGGAGACGGGCTTCCCCACGGCCGAGGTCTGGGAGACACCGGGCGCTCCCGCCGTCTTCGCGCAGTGGCCCTCCGCGGACGCCGACGCCCCCACCGTTCTGGTCTACGGGCACCACGACGTGCAGCCCGCCGCCCTCGCGGACGGCTGGGACACCGAGCCGTTCGAGCCGGTGATCCGCGGGAACCGTCTCCACGCGCGCGGGGCGGCCGACGACAAGGGCCAGGTGTTCTTCCACACACTCGGCGTCCGCGCCCACCTCGCCGCGACCGGCCGCACCGCCCCCGCCGTCCATCTGAAGATGCTGATCGAGGGCGAGGAGGAGTCGGGCTCCCCGCACTTCCGAGCGCTCGTAGAGGAACACGCCGAACGGCTCGCCGCCGACGTGGTCGTCGTCTCCGACACCGGTATGTGGGCCGAGGACACCCCCACCGTGTGCACCGGCATGCGCGGCCTCGCCGAGTGCGAGATCCGACTGTACGGACCCGACCAGGACATCCACTCCGGCTCCTTCGGCGGTGCCGTGCCGAACCCGGCCACCGAGATCGCCCGCCTCGTCGCCGCCCTGCACGACGAGCACGCGCGCGTGGCCGTCCCCGGTTTCTACGACGGCATCACCGAACTCACCGACCGCGAGCGAGAACTCCTCGCCGAACTTCCCTTCGACGAACAGCGATGGCTGCGCACGGCCAGGTCGACGGCGGCGCACGGAGAGGCCGGACACACCACCCTGGAACGCGTTTGGGCCCGCCCCACCGCCGAGGTCAACGGCATCGGCGGCGGCTACCAGGGCATGGGCAGCAAGACGATCATCCCGTCCTCGGCCATGGTGAAACTGTCCTTCCGCCTGGTCGCCGGTCAGGACCCCGACCACATCCGGAAGGCGGTCACCGCCTGGGCCGTCGAGCGGATCCCCACCGGGATCCGCCACGAGATCACGTTCAGCGGGTCCACCCGCCCCTGCCTCACACCGCTGGACCACCCTGCCCTGCGATCGCTGGTACGAGCCATGGGCCGCGCGTTCCAGCAGCCGGTCCGCTACACGCGCGAGGGCGGCTCCGGGCCCGCCGCCGACCTCCAGGAGGTCCTGGACGCGCCCGTGCTCTTCCTGGGCATCTCCGTCCCCTCCGACGGCTGGCACGCGCCCAACGAGAAGGTCGAACTCGATCTGCTCCTCAAAGGCGTCGAGACCAGTGCGTACCTCTGGGGCGAACTGGCCTCGGGCTCCGGCGAGGCACACTGA
- the nudC gene encoding NAD(+) diphosphatase: MTTWTDHTADRPIALTAPSGIDRAAHHRLDEAWLAAAWSHPTTRCFVVSGGQVLIDETPDGTTELVMTPSFEAPLTEAHRYFLGTDADGVSYFALQKDALPGRMDQSARPAGLREAGMLLSPRDTGLMVHAVGLENWQRTHRFCSRCGERTVIAAAGHIRRCQACGAEHYPRTDPAVIMAVTDEEDRILLGRQVHWPEGRFSTLAGFVEPGESIEQSVRREVHEEVGITVGQVEYVASQPWPFPSSLMLGFLARATSTTVDVDGDEIHEARWFSREELRAAFEAGEVLPPYGISIAARLIELWYGKPLPTRSHIG, encoded by the coding sequence GTGACCACCTGGACCGACCACACCGCCGACCGACCCATCGCGCTCACCGCCCCCAGCGGCATCGACCGGGCCGCCCACCACCGGCTCGACGAGGCCTGGCTCGCCGCGGCGTGGAGCCACCCCACCACCCGCTGCTTCGTGGTCTCCGGCGGTCAGGTCCTCATCGACGAGACCCCGGACGGCACCACCGAACTCGTCATGACGCCTTCCTTCGAGGCCCCGCTCACCGAGGCGCACCGCTACTTCCTGGGCACCGACGCCGACGGTGTGAGCTATTTCGCACTCCAGAAGGACGCGCTCCCCGGCCGCATGGACCAGTCCGCGCGCCCGGCCGGACTGCGCGAGGCGGGCATGCTGCTGTCACCGCGCGACACGGGCCTCATGGTGCACGCGGTCGGACTGGAGAACTGGCAGCGCACCCACCGCTTCTGCTCCCGCTGCGGCGAGCGCACGGTCATCGCGGCGGCCGGACACATCCGCCGCTGCCAGGCCTGCGGTGCCGAGCACTACCCGCGCACCGACCCGGCGGTGATCATGGCGGTCACCGACGAGGAGGACCGCATCCTGCTCGGCCGCCAGGTGCACTGGCCCGAGGGCCGCTTCTCCACCCTGGCGGGCTTCGTGGAGCCGGGCGAGTCCATCGAGCAGTCCGTGCGGCGTGAGGTGCACGAGGAGGTCGGCATCACCGTCGGCCAGGTCGAGTACGTCGCCAGCCAGCCCTGGCCCTTCCCGTCCAGCCTCATGCTGGGCTTCCTGGCCCGCGCCACCTCGACCACCGTGGACGTCGACGGCGACGAGATCCACGAGGCCCGCTGGTTCTCCCGGGAAGAGCTGCGGGCCGCGTTCGAGGCCGGGGAGGTACTGCCTCCCTACGGCATCTCGATCGCGGCCCGACTGATCGAACTCTGGTACGGCAAGCCCCTGCCGACGCGAAGCCACATCGGTTAG
- a CDS encoding mycoredoxin: MPGTVTMYSTTWCGYCRRLKSQMDREGITYNEINIEHDPESAAFVEKANGGNQTVPTVLFPDGSTLTNPSLAQVKQKIGA, translated from the coding sequence ATGCCGGGCACTGTGACGATGTACAGCACCACGTGGTGCGGCTACTGCCGTCGGCTGAAGAGCCAGATGGACCGTGAGGGCATCACGTACAACGAGATCAACATCGAGCACGACCCGGAGTCCGCCGCGTTCGTGGAGAAGGCGAACGGCGGGAACCAGACGGTCCCCACCGTCCTCTTCCCGGACGGTTCGACGCTCACGAACCCCTCGCTGGCGCAGGTCAAGCAGAAGATCGGCGCGTAA
- a CDS encoding ATP-dependent DNA helicase UvrD2 produces the protein MPACGQLAQPSPATWQHGHVTAATHSTLFPRVPDSADAVLEGLDPEQRAVATALHGPVCVLAGAGTGKTRAITHRIAYGVRAGMLQPASVLAVTFTNRAAGEMRGRLRQLGAGGVQARTFHSAALRQLQYFWPKAVGGGMPRIVDRKIQLVADAAAACRVRLDRNELRDTAAEIEWSKVTRTVPADYAAATAKHGREAPRDPAEIAQIYATYEDLKRERAVIDFEDVLLLTVGILQDRHDIAEQVRSQYQHFVVDEYQDVSPLQQRLLELWLGDRDDLCVVGDASQTIYSFTGATPDHLLDFRHRHPGATVVKLVRDYRSTPQVVHLANGLLSQARGRAADHRLELISQRPAGPEPRYTEYTDEPAEAEGAARRIRDLIASGVPASEIAVLFRTNSQSETYEQALADVGVPYQLRGAERFFDRPEVRKAGTAMRAAARFGGNDTLLEDTVDLPSQVRAVLSGEGWTGEPPAGSGAVRERWESLAALVNLAQDFAAAKPDATLADLVAELDERAGAQHAPTVQGVTLASLHSAKGLEWDVVFLVGVAEGMMPITYARTDEQIEEERRLLYVGVTRAREQLSVSWAMSRTPGSRPNRRPSRFLNGLRPGSTATTGRTGTAGSGGVERGTAGSRTGDLAGAGGETAPRRTGRTPARCRVCGRTLRDAGDMKLMRCEDCPSDMDEGLYERLREWRAVQARRSGQPDFCVFTDRTLMAIAEAGPSTPVELGRIAGVRSRKLQRYGADVLDICAGREPGYEDEND, from the coding sequence GTGCCTGCCTGTGGACAACTTGCTCAGCCGTCTCCGGCGACCTGGCAGCATGGCCATGTGACAGCAGCAACGCACTCCACCCTCTTCCCGCGGGTCCCCGACTCGGCCGACGCGGTGCTCGAAGGGCTCGACCCCGAGCAGCGCGCGGTGGCGACCGCCCTGCACGGCCCGGTGTGCGTGCTGGCGGGAGCCGGCACGGGCAAGACCCGGGCGATCACCCACCGGATCGCCTACGGCGTGCGTGCCGGGATGCTCCAGCCCGCCAGTGTGCTGGCCGTCACCTTCACCAACCGCGCCGCCGGGGAGATGCGCGGCCGGCTCCGCCAGCTCGGCGCCGGCGGAGTCCAGGCCCGGACGTTCCACTCGGCCGCGCTGCGCCAGCTCCAGTACTTCTGGCCGAAGGCCGTCGGCGGCGGCATGCCCCGTATCGTCGACCGCAAGATCCAGCTCGTCGCGGACGCGGCCGCGGCCTGCCGCGTCCGTCTCGATCGCAACGAACTCCGCGACACCGCCGCCGAGATCGAATGGTCCAAGGTCACCCGGACCGTCCCCGCCGACTACGCCGCCGCCACTGCCAAGCACGGCCGCGAGGCTCCCCGCGACCCGGCCGAGATCGCCCAGATCTACGCCACCTACGAGGACCTCAAGCGCGAGCGGGCCGTCATCGACTTCGAGGACGTCCTCCTGCTCACGGTCGGCATCCTCCAGGACCGCCACGACATCGCCGAACAGGTCCGCTCCCAGTACCAGCACTTCGTGGTCGACGAGTACCAGGACGTCAGCCCCCTCCAGCAGCGTCTTCTGGAACTGTGGCTCGGTGACCGGGACGACCTCTGCGTCGTCGGTGACGCCAGCCAGACGATCTATTCGTTCACCGGCGCAACTCCCGACCATCTGCTCGACTTCCGTCACCGCCATCCCGGGGCCACCGTCGTCAAGCTCGTCCGTGACTACCGCTCCACCCCGCAGGTCGTCCATCTCGCCAACGGCCTGCTCTCCCAGGCCCGCGGTCGCGCCGCCGACCACCGACTCGAACTGATCTCGCAGCGCCCGGCGGGCCCCGAGCCCCGCTACACCGAGTACACGGACGAGCCGGCCGAGGCCGAGGGCGCCGCCCGCCGCATCCGTGACCTCATCGCCTCCGGCGTCCCGGCGAGCGAGATCGCCGTCCTGTTCCGGACGAACTCCCAGTCCGAGACCTACGAGCAGGCCCTCGCGGACGTCGGAGTGCCCTACCAGCTGCGCGGTGCGGAGCGGTTCTTCGACCGCCCCGAGGTGCGCAAGGCGGGCACCGCGATGAGAGCCGCCGCCCGCTTCGGCGGCAACGACACCCTCCTCGAAGACACCGTCGACCTGCCCTCACAGGTACGGGCCGTGCTGTCCGGCGAGGGGTGGACCGGCGAACCGCCGGCGGGCTCCGGCGCGGTCAGGGAGCGCTGGGAGTCACTGGCGGCCCTGGTGAACCTGGCCCAGGACTTCGCCGCGGCCAAGCCGGACGCCACCCTCGCCGACCTGGTGGCGGAACTCGACGAACGGGCGGGCGCCCAGCACGCCCCGACCGTCCAGGGCGTCACCCTCGCCTCACTGCACTCCGCGAAGGGTCTGGAATGGGACGTCGTCTTCCTGGTCGGAGTGGCCGAGGGCATGATGCCGATCACCTACGCGCGAACGGACGAACAGATCGAGGAGGAGAGACGACTTCTCTACGTGGGCGTCACCCGCGCGCGTGAGCAGCTCTCCGTCTCCTGGGCCATGTCCCGAACGCCCGGCAGCCGCCCCAACCGCCGCCCCAGCCGCTTCCTCAACGGCCTGCGCCCCGGATCCACCGCCACGACGGGCAGGACCGGCACAGCAGGCTCCGGGGGCGTCGAACGGGGTACGGCGGGCAGCCGGACGGGTGACCTCGCGGGAGCCGGCGGAGAGACGGCTCCTCGCCGCACCGGCCGGACACCGGCCCGCTGTCGAGTCTGCGGGCGCACCCTGCGGGACGCCGGTGACATGAAGCTGATGCGCTGCGAGGACTGCCCCTCCGACATGGACGAGGGTCTCTACGAGCGACTGCGCGAGTGGCGAGCGGTCCAGGCGCGACGCAGCGGCCAACCCGACTTCTGCGTCTTCACCGACCGGACGCTGATGGCGATCGCGGAAGCGGGACCGAGCACTCCGGTTGAGCTCGGTCGCATCGCCGGTGTCCGCTCCCGCAAGCTGCAGCGCTACGGTGCCGATGTTCTCGACATCTGCGCAGGTCGGGAGCCTGGGTACGAGGACGAGAACGACTGA
- a CDS encoding WhiB family transcriptional regulator: protein MQLEAHAPSVPPSETISPPGLTEDSTLTPLTPLTALTALDDAIENLGVPVPCRSYDPEVFFAESPADVEYAKSLCRTCPLMEACLAGAKERREPWGVWGGELFVQGVVVARKRPRGRPRKNPVTA, encoded by the coding sequence GTGCAACTCGAAGCGCACGCCCCGTCCGTACCGCCTTCCGAAACGATCTCCCCGCCCGGCCTCACGGAGGACTCCACCTTGACCCCGCTCACCCCGCTCACCGCGCTCACCGCGCTCGACGACGCCATCGAGAACCTCGGCGTACCCGTCCCCTGCCGCTCCTACGACCCGGAGGTCTTCTTCGCCGAGTCGCCGGCCGATGTCGAGTACGCCAAGTCCCTCTGCCGCACCTGCCCGCTGATGGAGGCCTGCCTCGCCGGCGCCAAGGAGCGGCGTGAGCCCTGGGGCGTCTGGGGTGGCGAGCTCTTCGTCCAGGGTGTCGTCGTGGCCCGCAAGCGGCCCCGTGGCCGCCCGCGCAAGAACCCGGTCACGGCATGA
- a CDS encoding ABC1 kinase family protein: MSDLPRKAVTRTAKLAALPLGIAGRATWGLGKRIVGESAELVGRELQQRTAEQLFKVLGELKGGAMKFGQALSVFESALPEDVAGPYRAALTKLQDAAPPMPTRTVHAVLEERIGEDWQELFLEFEEKPAAAASIGQVHRAVWHDGRAVAVKVQYPGAGEALLSDLGQLSRFARLLGPLIPGMDIKPLITELRDRVSEELDYGLEAQAQQAHAEEFAGDPDVVVPAVVHQCDQVLVTEWMEGTPLSEVITDGSQEQRDRAGQLLTRFLFSGPARTGLLHADPHPGNFRLLPDEKRGWRLGVLDFGTVDRLPGGLPTPIGDALRLTIEGEAEAVYEMLRTEGFVRESIDLDPDAVLDYLRPIIEPVRADEFTFARGWMRSQAARIADPRSPAHQLGKQLNLPPSYLLIHRVTLSTIGVLCQLGATVRMREELEEWLPGFVWEEEEGESAAEA; encoded by the coding sequence ATGTCTGATCTTCCCCGGAAGGCGGTCACCCGGACCGCCAAGCTCGCCGCGCTTCCGCTCGGCATCGCAGGCCGGGCCACCTGGGGACTCGGCAAGCGAATCGTCGGCGAGTCGGCGGAGCTCGTGGGCCGCGAACTCCAGCAGCGCACGGCGGAGCAGCTGTTCAAGGTCCTGGGCGAGCTGAAGGGCGGCGCGATGAAGTTCGGGCAGGCCCTGTCCGTCTTCGAGTCGGCGCTTCCCGAGGATGTAGCGGGCCCCTATCGCGCGGCCCTGACGAAGCTCCAGGACGCGGCGCCCCCGATGCCGACCCGCACGGTGCACGCCGTCCTGGAGGAGCGCATCGGAGAGGACTGGCAGGAACTGTTCCTGGAGTTCGAGGAGAAACCGGCCGCCGCGGCGTCGATCGGGCAGGTGCACCGCGCGGTGTGGCACGACGGCCGTGCGGTCGCCGTGAAGGTGCAGTACCCGGGCGCGGGCGAGGCCCTTCTCTCCGACCTCGGTCAGCTCAGCCGGTTCGCCCGGCTGCTGGGCCCGCTGATCCCCGGCATGGACATCAAGCCGCTCATCACGGAGCTGCGGGACCGGGTCTCCGAGGAGCTCGACTACGGTCTGGAGGCCCAGGCCCAGCAGGCGCACGCGGAGGAGTTCGCGGGCGACCCCGATGTCGTGGTCCCGGCCGTTGTGCACCAGTGCGATCAAGTGCTGGTGACCGAGTGGATGGAGGGCACCCCTCTCTCCGAGGTGATCACCGACGGCTCCCAGGAGCAGCGTGACCGCGCGGGCCAACTGCTGACCCGCTTCCTCTTCTCGGGCCCGGCCCGCACCGGTCTTCTGCACGCCGACCCGCATCCGGGCAACTTCCGCCTCCTGCCGGACGAGAAGCGCGGCTGGCGTCTCGGCGTCCTCGACTTCGGCACGGTGGACCGGCTGCCGGGCGGCCTGCCGACCCCGATCGGTGACGCCCTGCGGCTGACGATCGAGGGCGAGGCCGAGGCCGTCTACGAGATGCTCCGCACGGAAGGCTTCGTGAGGGAGTCGATAGACCTCGATCCGGACGCCGTGCTCGACTATCTGCGTCCCATCATCGAACCGGTGCGCGCGGACGAGTTCACCTTCGCCCGCGGCTGGATGCGCAGTCAGGCCGCCCGGATCGCCGACCCCCGCTCCCCCGCCCACCAGTTGGGCAAGCAGCTGAACCTGCCTCCGTCCTATCTCCTCATCCACCGGGTGACGCTGAGCACCATCGGCGTGCTGTGCCAACTCGGCGCGACGGTCCGTATGCGCGAGGAGTTGGAGGAGTGGCTGCCGGGCTTCGTGTGGGAAGAGGAGGAGGGCGAGTCGGCCGCCGAAGCGTGA